CATTTTTCGGATAGCGTCTTCCAGCGCCAGCGTCTTTTCTTCGCGGGTATATTTTCCCAGCACCCGCGGGTTGGTGCCGAAACTCCGCGGGTGCGGTTTGCCCGGATAGTCGAGATTGAGCGCGCTGCCATCGGAGCCGATCGACACCCAGGGGACGCGCATGACCGTTTTCACGTCCTCTTCGGACATCGTGTGGTGCACGCCATAGATGAAATTTCCTTCCTTGTAGATGAGATCGAAACAGGCGCTCAGAGGATCCTCGCCGCGGATCGCGGCGATTTCCGCGACGCTCTTGCCCTCGAAACGTTTGAGCGCGGGAGTATCGAAGCGGGCGGCGACGATGCCTTCCCACCCGCCATGCTCGTTGACGTATTGATCGAACTCCGGGTCGCCGCGCACGCGCGCGCGAAAACCGGGATGGTTGAATTGCGGGATCACCTCGGCCACCGAAGCGTTCTGCACCCAGCGCGGAAAAAGCCTGCGCCAGGGATGCTGCATCGCGGTGTAGGGATACTGATTGGCGGTGACGTCGAGCCCTTCGCGACGCGCCTCCTCGATCTGCGCGATCACTTCGCGCACTCTGCCCCAGTTGCTCTTGGCGCGGATCTTAAGGTGATAAATGTGGAGGGGGATTTCCGCTTCGCGCGCGACGCGAAGCGCCTTCTCCAGCTCTTCCATGATATCGAAGCCTTCGCTGCCGAGGTGAACGCCGTAATACCCGCCGTAGCGTTTCACCACCTTCGCCATCGCCGTGACTTCGTCCGGATTTTCCGGTCCCCTGGCGTGCCACGCCGCTGTCAGTCCCAGCGCGCCCTCCTCCATCGCCTGCGCCACCATCCGGTTCATCCGCTCCTGTTCTCTCACCGTTGCGGCGCGCTCGTTGAACCCGACGACGATTCTCTTGATTTGCTGCGGCGAAACCCCCGAGGCAACGTTGATCGCGACGCCGCTCTTCATCAATTTTCGGAAATATCCGGTGAAGCTCTCCCAATCCGTTTCGATTTTGTTGCGGCGCCGGTGCTCCGCGCGATACTCCTCCAGCACCGCGCCCTGAAGCGGAGCGACGGTCTGGCTTTCACCGATGACATCGAGCGTGACCCCCTGGCGCACCTTGCTCTCGGCATTACCATCGGCGACCAGCGGCTGATCGCTATGCGTGTGCATATCGATGAAGCCGGGCGTGACCACGCGATGAGAGGCGGAAATGGCGCGGCGGCCGGAATTCGGCCCGACTCTTCCAACGGCGGCAATTTTACCATTCTTTACCGCGACGTCGCCAAGAAACCAGGGATTCCCCGTCCCGTCGATTAACCGGCCACCGTGAATGACCAGATCGTAAAGAGCCATAGCGATGTCCGCTGTCGGAGCCCTATCATCGTTGGCGGCGGCGGACAAGATTCATGGGACAGCACCGATATGACTCAGTCAAGCGGCGTTTCATACTCCGGGTTTAAATTGGTACAATGCATTCCTTATGGCCTCGCCCAAAGAGGAGAAGGACATTTGCGTCAATCGCCGGGCCCGGCACGACTACTTCATAGAGGAGACCTACGAGGCCGGCCTTGTTTTGCAGGGCAGCGAGGTCAAGTCGCTGCGCGACGGCAAGGCCAACCTGTCGGACAGCTATGCCCGGATAATGCGCGGCGAGTGCGTTCTCTTGAACGCGCACATCAGCCCCTACGACGCCGCCAGCCACTTCAATCACGAGCCGACGCGCACGCGCAAGCTCTTGCTGCACAAGCGGGAGATCCTCAGGCTCTCGGGCAGGGTGCGCGAGAAAGGGTTGACCCTGGTGCCGCTCCGGCTATACTTTAAGAACGGCAGAGCGAAAGTCGAGCTGGGTCTGGCGAAGGGGAAGAAGCTTTACGACAAGCGCGAAACTCTGCGCAAGAAAGCCGCCCAGCGCGAAGTCGAAAGATCTTTGAAATCACGAAACTAATTGAGCCGAGCAGCGAGCATAACGAGGCCCGAGTTCCGAGCCGATCCTTCGGCTTGGCTCAGGACAGGCCGAGACGTACTCTTTTTCTACGTCGAGGAAGGCGAGGAGCGAGAACGAAGTTAGGCGACGCTTATCGGCGCCAAATGGGGGCGAAATGGGTTCGACGGGGGTGCCAAGTCAAGGAGGCATGCCGGGGTTCTGTTGTCCCGTTAAACAAACAGACTGCACTTAACTGCAGATAATTTCGAGTACGCCCTAGCTGCCTAATCGCAGTTAGCGTCTTACCGGCCTTCTCCCACGGGGTCGGATAAGGCGTCATTTAGTGGGATGGGCTGATTCTCCTGCCGGAGGGGATGAGGCCGAGATTCAAACCGGCTGGTTCCTGAAAAGCCTGTCGCTGGGCGCTTTAGGGACGAGATTAAATCAGCGGCTAAGCATGTAGTTCTCTTTGGTGTAACGCTTTCGGACGGGGGTTCGATTCCCCCCGCCTCCACCATTCGACTCGCTTTGCTCGCTCATGGCAGGCCATTCGACTCGCAAGAAAGATAGCGCTCACTTCGGGCCGACGAGCAAAACTTTCTCTTCCGGACTGATCATTCCGCCCGAGACGATGAGCTTGAACGCCTCCTCGGGCGTCATCTCGAGCGTCACGATGTCCCGCTCCGGAACGAGCAGATAAAATCCCGCCGTTGGATTGGGCGTGGTGGGGACGAAGATGTTGACGAGCCGATCTTCCGAATGTTTTGCAAGCTCTCCAGCCGCGTAGCCCGTGGCGAAACCGACGGTGAAAATCCCTTTGCGCGGATACTCGAACAGGACCACCCTTCTCCCATCCTGTTCCGGACTGAAAATAGTTTCGACCAGCTTCTGCACGGAAGTGTAGACGCCGCGGAAGACCGGAATGCGAATGAGGAGGCCGTCCCACACGCGGAGCACTCTGCGCGTGAACACGCCGGTGGCCAAAAAGCCGAGGAATAGGATCAGCAACAACGTGATCAGCGCGCCTAGGCCCGGAACGGCGAATGGTAGATAGGTGGAAGGATGGAGCGACGCGGGGAGAATATCGAGCAGGCTGTCCATCAGGCCGATGATCCAGCCGAGCAGCCAGACGGTGATGACCAGCGGGAGAAGCACCAAAAGCCCGGCAAAAAAGTAGCGCCTGAGCCTTTCCTTGAGAGTCATCCGAGCCGTCCTCTTGATCTCGACTTCGGCTAGCCGGCCGAAACCGATCTCAATTCGCCCCGCTTCTCGCGGATGCGGTTGCGCCCGTCGACGAAGACGACGTGGGGCCGGTGCTTCACCGCCTCTTTCTCGTCCATCCACGCGAAGCCGGCGACGATGACGACCTCGCCCTTTTTAATCCGGTGCGCCGCCGCACCGTTGATGCAGATGTCGCCGGAGCCGGCGGCGCCGGGTATCGCGTAGGTCGTAAGACGCGCGCCGCTGGTAAGGCTCCAGACCTGCACTTGCTCGTGCGTTAGAATGTGCGCCGTCTCCATCAAGGCCGCATCGATGGTGATGCTGCCCTCGTATTGGAGGTCGGCGTCGGTGACGGTTGCACCGTGGATCTTCCCTTTGAGCATACAAGTTTGCACGATGCACTCCTCCTCTATGTCTTAAGCAGTGTGTTGTCAATTAATCTGGTTCCGCCGACCCGGACGGCCAACGCCAGAACGGCCCCGCTGCCTTGGATTTTCGCCACTTCCTCCAGAGTTTCAGGATCGCACACTCTGGCATACTCGATCCGCGCCAGCGGCTCTTTCTCGATCTCGGCGCGCACGGCGGCGATAACACGCCTGCTTTCTCTTTCGCCTTCCTCGACCATCGACTCCGCGCGCCGGAGCGAGCGGGAGAGACTCAGCGCCGCCGCTCTCTCAGCCGGGCTCAGATAACGGTTGCGCGAGCTGAGCGCGAGGCCGTCTTCATCGCGCACGATCGGGCAGCCCACGATTTCCACGTCGTAGTTTAAATCTTCGACCATTCGGCGGATAAGCTGGGTCTGCTGGTAATCTTTGGCGCCGAAGATCGCCGCATGCGGCCGCGCGATGTTGAAGAGCTTGGCGATAACCGTCGCGACGCCGCGAAAATGTCCCGGGCGAAACTCCCCGCAAAGCAGCGGGGCAAGCTTCTCGACCTCGACAAAAGTTTGGTAGCCTTCCGGGTATATCTCCTCCACCGTCGGGTGAAACAAAACGTCCGCCTTCTCTTTCTCAAGCATTTCCCGGTCGCGCTCGAAGTCGCGCGGATAGGCGGCAAAATCTTCGCCCGGGCCGAATTGAGCCGCATTGACGAAGAGCGACACGATCAATCGCTCGCCGCTTTTTTTTCCCTCGCGAACGAGGCTCAGATGGCCTTCATGGAGCGCACCCATCGTCGGCACCAGGACGATGCGCCGCCCGGCGCGCCGCTCTGCCTCGCTCCACTCTCTCATCTCTTGGATGCTTTCGATGACGCGCATGATTCCTTTTCTGACTACCGCCTACAACCTATCGCCTACCGCCTTTTTAATGGAACGAATGCTCGTCGTCCGGGAAACTCCCGTCTCTCACCTCGGCGATGAAACGCTTCACGGCGTCTCCCATGATGCCCTTAAGATCGGCGTACTGCTTGACGAACTTGGGCGTGTACATGTCGAAGAGGCCGAGCATGTCGTGAACCACGAGGACCTGGCCGTCGCAGTGCATGCCCGCGCCGATGCCGATTGTCGGAATCGAGAGCCGCTGGGTGATCTCCTTCGCCAGCTCCAGAGGAATGCCTTCCAGGACGACTGAGAAAGCCCCGCCCTCTTCCACGGCGAGCGCGTCGCGAACGATCCGCTCTCTCGCTTCTTTCTTTTTGCCCTGGACTTTGTAGCCGCCGAAGCTGTGAATCGACTGCGGCGTCAAGCCGACGTGGCCCATGACCGGTATTCCCATCTCGACGATCGCTGCGATCGTTTTAAGCATCGGCTCGCCGCCTTCGATCTTTACCGCCTCGGCGCCGCCCTCGCTTAAAAATCTTCCCGCGTTGCGCTTCGCCTCCTCGATGCTGACCTGATACGAGAGAAACGGCATGTCGCCGACGAGCAGAGCGCTCTTGCGCCCGCGCGCCACGGCCCGCGTATGATAAATCATCTCTTCCAAAGTGACGGGCAGTGTGCTGTCGCGCCCCTGGATCACCGAGCCGACGGAGTCGCCGACGAGCAGGATATCGATCCCGGCCTCGTCCAAAACCCGCGCGAACGAGTAATCGTAGGCGGTCAGCACGGCGATCTTTCGCCCCGCTTGTTTCATCTTGACGATTTCAGGCACGGTGACTTTGTCAGCCATGTTAACAATCCCTCCCACACCCGACCTGCTAAGTCCTTCGAAATTCCTGACCGTCGAGAAGGCGGCGATGGCAAGGCGGAGCTAGGGATCGCACCGGAGCGTACTTCCCTCACCCTTCCCTCTCCCTCGCCGGGAGAGGGCTAGGGAGAGGGGAGAAGATGGATGCGAACCCGAAGCGACAACGCAGCAAGCGCCCCTTATCGACGGTCAGGCCTAAAATAAAAAAGCCTCCCGGACTAGATCCGGAAGGCCATTAAGATGCTCGCAGCCCGCAGTAAGTCGTTGCTTACTGCCTTCTGCCTACTGCCACCTTCTTATGGCGTCCGTCTCAGTCCAGATTACCTGGATCCAAGCGGTATATAATGTTGCGTCCCGGAACCCATGCTGTTGATTTCGCGGATCAAGTCAGCCAGATCTTGACTGCTCTGAACGAAATCGATCTCGGATGTGTTCACCACCAGAAGCGGGCTCTCGTCGTAATGGAAGAAGAACTGGTTGTAAGCTTGAGCCACCTCTGTAAGGTATTCCAGGGAAACGCCTCTTTCATAGCTCTTATCTCTCTTTTTGAGCCTTTTGTAAAGGACGTCGGGCCGCGCCTGCAGGTAAACCACGAGGTCGGGCTTGGACAGACGCGGGTCAAGGAGCTGATAAATCTGGTGATATAAGCCGAGCTCTTCGGCGCTGAGCGTGAGACTCGCGAATATCTTGTCCTTGGCGAAGAGGTAGTCGGAGACCGTCGCCTGACTGAAAAGCTCCTGCTGGATCAGCTTTCGCTGCTGCTGATAGCGGCTGAGAAGAAAGAATAGCTGGTTTTGAAAGGCAAAGGTTTCGCGGTCTTGATAAAACTTGGCGAGAAACGGATTATCTTCGACCGTCTCGAAGACGGTGCGCGCCTGGAACTCGGCGGCGAGCATTTTCGCCAGGCTCGTCTTCCCCACACCGATCGGCCCCTCGACCACGATGTACTTTTTGTTCGCCATCCAGGCTCAAGAATTTACACAAAGGCCGAAAATTTGTCCAGTTTTTCTTTGCATCGGTCCTTTATGTTATAGTCCACCGCGTGTCAGAGCTGAGAAAAAAAATCGGCCAGATGTTCATGGTCGGTTTCACGGCGAACGAGATCGGCGCGGGGGAACGGAAGCTGTTCCAAGATTATCCTTTCGGCGGCTTCATTTTTTTCAGCCACAACTTGAAAACCCCGAAGCAGATTCTTTCTCTCTGCCGCTCTCTCTGGCAAACAAGCGGGGCGGTCCCGCCGTTGATCTCCATCGATCAGGAAGGCGGGCGCGTCCACAGGCTGCCGCCGCCGTTCACCCATTTTCCGGCCGCGGCCGACCTCGGCCGCGCTGGCAATACCGACCTTGCCTATCGCACCGGCTTAGCGATGGCGCGCGAGCTGTCGGCCGTGGGCATCAATCTCGACTTCGCTCCGGTTCTCGACGTCCGCTCGAACCCAAACAATCCGATCATCGGCGACCGCTCGCTTAGCTCCGATCCCGAAGTAGTCACGCGGCTCGGCCGGGAAGTCATTCGCGGCTTGAGAGAAGGCGGCGTTATCCCCTGCGTCAAGCATTTTCCCGGCCACGGCGACACGGCGGAGGATTCGCACGTCGAGCTTCCGGTGGTGAAAAAAAGTCTCGACGAGCTGAGATCGGTCGAGCTTCCTCCCTTCGTTTGCGCCTGCCGCAACCAGGTGGAAACGCTGATGACCGCCCACGTCCTCTATCCGGCGCTCGATGAAAAATTCCCGGCGACGCTTTCTGATCGAATCATTGGCAACCTGCTGCGCGGCGAGCTGGGATATGACGGCGTCGTTTTCAGCGACGACCTGGAGATGAAGGCGATCGGCGACAATTATTCCGTCGAAGAGACGGCCCGGCTCGCAGTGCATGCCGGCATCGACGTGCTTCTTTTCGGCCATGAAATCAATCGCGCCGTCACGGCTTTCGATTTTCTCTGCCGCGAGGCCGAGCGCGACGAAGCGCTACGCGAGCGCGTCGAGCAAAGCTATGGGCGAATCCAGAAGCTCAAGCGCCGGACACTGAAAGCCTTTTCCGGCGCGCGGGAGAAAGAGCTGGAAAATTCGATCGGCGGGCCGC
This window of the Candidatus Binatia bacterium genome carries:
- the panC gene encoding pantoate--beta-alanine ligase, with the protein product MRVIESIQEMREWSEAERRAGRRIVLVPTMGALHEGHLSLVREGKKSGERLIVSLFVNAAQFGPGEDFAAYPRDFERDREMLEKEKADVLFHPTVEEIYPEGYQTFVEVEKLAPLLCGEFRPGHFRGVATVIAKLFNIARPHAAIFGAKDYQQTQLIRRMVEDLNYDVEIVGCPIVRDEDGLALSSRNRYLSPAERAAALSLSRSLRRAESMVEEGERESRRVIAAVRAEIEKEPLARIEYARVCDPETLEEVAKIQGSGAVLALAVRVGGTRLIDNTLLKT
- a CDS encoding D-aminoacylase gives rise to the protein MALYDLVIHGGRLIDGTGNPWFLGDVAVKNGKIAAVGRVGPNSGRRAISASHRVVTPGFIDMHTHSDQPLVADGNAESKVRQGVTLDVIGESQTVAPLQGAVLEEYRAEHRRRNKIETDWESFTGYFRKLMKSGVAINVASGVSPQQIKRIVVGFNERAATVREQERMNRMVAQAMEEGALGLTAAWHARGPENPDEVTAMAKVVKRYGGYYGVHLGSEGFDIMEELEKALRVAREAEIPLHIYHLKIRAKSNWGRVREVIAQIEEARREGLDVTANQYPYTAMQHPWRRLFPRWVQNASVAEVIPQFNHPGFRARVRGDPEFDQYVNEHGGWEGIVAARFDTPALKRFEGKSVAEIAAIRGEDPLSACFDLIYKEGNFIYGVHHTMSEEDVKTVMRVPWVSIGSDGSALNLDYPGKPHPRSFGTNPRVLGKYTREEKTLALEDAIRKMTSLPAQVLGLKDRGLIREGYWADLVVVDPDAVADTATYDNPKQYPKGIDYVLVNGAIVIDEGNHTGARPGKVIYGPGKTRRPT
- the smpB gene encoding SsrA-binding protein SmpB, with protein sequence MASPKEEKDICVNRRARHDYFIEETYEAGLVLQGSEVKSLRDGKANLSDSYARIMRGECVLLNAHISPYDAASHFNHEPTRTRKLLLHKREILRLSGRVREKGLTLVPLRLYFKNGRAKVELGLAKGKKLYDKRETLRKKAAQREVERSLKSRN
- a CDS encoding DUF502 domain-containing protein codes for the protein MTLKERLRRYFFAGLLVLLPLVITVWLLGWIIGLMDSLLDILPASLHPSTYLPFAVPGLGALITLLLILFLGFLATGVFTRRVLRVWDGLLIRIPVFRGVYTSVQKLVETIFSPEQDGRRVVLFEYPRKGIFTVGFATGYAAGELAKHSEDRLVNIFVPTTPNPTAGFYLLVPERDIVTLEMTPEEAFKLIVSGGMISPEEKVLLVGPK
- a CDS encoding deoxynucleoside kinase, which produces MANKKYIVVEGPIGVGKTSLAKMLAAEFQARTVFETVEDNPFLAKFYQDRETFAFQNQLFFLLSRYQQQRKLIQQELFSQATVSDYLFAKDKIFASLTLSAEELGLYHQIYQLLDPRLSKPDLVVYLQARPDVLYKRLKKRDKSYERGVSLEYLTEVAQAYNQFFFHYDESPLLVVNTSEIDFVQSSQDLADLIREINSMGSGTQHYIPLGSR
- the panB gene encoding 3-methyl-2-oxobutanoate hydroxymethyltransferase; the protein is MADKVTVPEIVKMKQAGRKIAVLTAYDYSFARVLDEAGIDILLVGDSVGSVIQGRDSTLPVTLEEMIYHTRAVARGRKSALLVGDMPFLSYQVSIEEAKRNAGRFLSEGGAEAVKIEGGEPMLKTIAAIVEMGIPVMGHVGLTPQSIHSFGGYKVQGKKKEARERIVRDALAVEEGGAFSVVLEGIPLELAKEITQRLSIPTIGIGAGMHCDGQVLVVHDMLGLFDMYTPKFVKQYADLKGIMGDAVKRFIAEVRDGSFPDDEHSFH
- the nagZ gene encoding beta-N-acetylhexosaminidase — translated: MSELRKKIGQMFMVGFTANEIGAGERKLFQDYPFGGFIFFSHNLKTPKQILSLCRSLWQTSGAVPPLISIDQEGGRVHRLPPPFTHFPAAADLGRAGNTDLAYRTGLAMARELSAVGINLDFAPVLDVRSNPNNPIIGDRSLSSDPEVVTRLGREVIRGLREGGVIPCVKHFPGHGDTAEDSHVELPVVKKSLDELRSVELPPFVCACRNQVETLMTAHVLYPALDEKFPATLSDRIIGNLLRGELGYDGVVFSDDLEMKAIGDNYSVEETARLAVHAGIDVLLFGHEINRAVTAFDFLCREAERDEALRERVEQSYGRIQKLKRRTLKAFSGAREKELENSIGGPHEKIVEEIQGSR
- the panD gene encoding aspartate 1-decarboxylase codes for the protein MQTCMLKGKIHGATVTDADLQYEGSITIDAALMETAHILTHEQVQVWSLTSGARLTTYAIPGAAGSGDICINGAAAHRIKKGEVVIVAGFAWMDEKEAVKHRPHVVFVDGRNRIREKRGELRSVSAG